The Acholeplasma laidlawii PG-8A DNA window ACCTCCACCAATGGTAAGTGGTAGTGTTTCATTCATAATCATTTGATGATATGGATATTTTAGATCTTCTAATCTATGTTTCATCTCTAACTGTTTTCTTAAACTTGTTTCATCTACACGAATACCCATACTACTAATTTCTATGGCCATATCTAGTGTTTCATGGTAATACAACAAATCACCATTTAAATCCCAGTCATCATAGTCAGGTGCACGTAAATCGTGTGGCATACCAGATGCTAGGTTATGACCAATACGCATGATAAATACGACCTTTTTATCTTTTACGATTTGGTATTCACGTTCTTTACTAGTAAGGTTAGGATATAAGTTTTCTAAGGCTTGACTATCTATAAAAAAAACTTCATCTGGGGCTTGGTATGTAATCTCTGGATATTTAAGCATGACTGTATTTGAAGTGTTTGCGATAGCTTCTACAATACTTTTTACAGTTTCTTTTAAATAATCTAGTGTTCTGTCCGTTCTTTCAATCACCTTTTCCCAATCCCATTGGTCTACATAGATAGAATGAATATTATCTAGTGTTTCTTCTTTTCTTACTGCGTTCATATCTGTATATAATCCATTACCTACATAAAAATCATTTTGATATAACGCCATACGTTTCCATTTAGCAAGTGAGTGCACAATCTCTGCTTGTTTATTCATACTTGGTATGACAAACTGTACTGGATTTTCACCATTTAAACCGTCGTTAAGACCCGTTTCAGATAATACAAATAAAGGTGCGGTAACGCGTTTTAAATTAAGTTCTAATCCTAAATTATGCTGAAAAACATTTTTTATAAATCCGATTGCTGTTTGTGTATCATATAAGTTAAGTTTAGATTTGTAACCATCAGGTATGATTGTTTTTGACATGTGTATGCTCCCTAAAAGATATGATGTAATAGTATCATAAATAACCCAATATTTCAAACAATAACTCATATATAAAAATCCACAACGAAATCATTCGTTGTGGATTGAATACATTTGTTAATAACTACATTAAACCGTCCATGATACCAGCAAATGGTGGATACTCAACGAGTTCAAAACCTTCAAGTTCAGTATCACTTGGTAAGGTTAATGGATCGGCATTAAAATCTAGTGTAAATCCTAATTTGTTTAACTTCACAGTTAGTTTCATTAAAACCGGGAACCCACCACTTTGTTCTTCGTCTAAACTCATGGTAAATCCACTAAAATCACCAGTGATCATCATTTCAATTTTAGTTAATGTCTTAGCACCTTCTAATTCACCTTCTAAAATGATTCTAAAATCAAAGTTGAATGCTTTAAATGCTGCTTTCATAGATGTTTTAATATTATTTAGTGTTTCTTGATCACCAAGATCTTGAAGCTCTGATAACATTGCAACAAATAGTTCATCAATAAGTTCTGCTACTTTATCTTGAGTAATTAAAAACTGAATCGTGTGCACTGTACCTGAACTATAGATATTTACATGTGTATCGACCATATCTAACATTTCAGCACGTTCTTCTGCAGTCATTTCAGTATTTACATCAATCATTAAGCTTTGTTGAAGTTCCAAAATGCTAGCCATTAATTCTAAGTACATCTCTTGAGTAATTTGTCCATCTACTATTTTTTGTTGTACGTTCGCATAAGTTTCAGATTGTGAAGATGCTTCAACGACTTTGTTATCTTGTTTGAACTCTACATCATATCGACCATTTAATTGATAATACGCATAATCACTACGTGCTAGGAAGAATGTATTTGAAAGTGATGCATCGATGGTTGTAACCGTATCAACTACAACTGGTTCTTCACCAATGATGTAGAAGAGTATGTATCATTTAACATGTTAAATTCAAACTTGTTAAATTTAGAATATACATAAGTATCCGCATTAGATTCACCTACTTCAATATAGTTTGTCATATTAAAATCAGCATCCAATGTCACGGTTGTATTATTTTCCATAGACATACCATCTGATGTAAATGACATCTCATTGGTTAAAGCAAACTCTAAATCAAGGAATGTATCTAATTTAAAATTATTTGTTACCTCATCATTTGAGGTGACAACAGTTTGTAGGAATTCTACTTTTTCTTCAGCCGTCATGTCTACTTTTTCGTCATCTTTTAAGTCCGGTAATTTATTGTCACTCGTTGTACAACCAACAAGTAATAATAAGATAAGCATAATTATCGAACTAAATATTTTTTTAATCATATTTAAAGCTCCTTTCGGGTTTGAAACTAGAATTTATAGTTTTATTATACCTTTTTTAAATAAAAAAATGTTGTAGGTACTATATAGAATTATATTTTCCTACAACATTTTAGTGAACTTATATTCATTTGTATGATCAATTAATCAATTGTTAAATACTGTTGAACGTTTTTTGTAATCATTTGATCCATACGCTTTTTAAAGACGATGACATACTCATATACTTCATAAGGATCTATGCTTACCTCTGATGGGTTTTTATAGTAGAACACATTATCAGGGGTTGCTTCATTGTCGGTTGCTAGATGTTTTGATAATAAGTAATAATCATCTGTAATAATGTCAAAGGTTCTTGTATCAATTGAAAATGTTCTTTCATTTGATAGTGCATTGACACCATAATAGTATTGATTGGTTGTAACACCAAATAACTCTACAATGGTTCTATATAAATCGACTTGACTACGTACTAGTGGTTGTCTACCCTTTATAAGCCCTTTAGGTAATACCGATGTTGTATCGGTATCATCTGGTGCATAGATAAAGGCTGTTGTTTTTAACATTTCTGTACGATATTCCAGCGGTGTTAAACTTCTACCCAGTATCACTTCTAAATCTCTTTTTGCAATACCAGAACCGTGGTCTGCATAGAAAATATAGACTGTATCTTTAAGTGTTTTAGCTACTTCAAAGAATTTTTGATAAAAGTCATTGGTATAGCGTTCATAGTTAATAAATTTTAAGGCGGTTTGATCGATATTTAATGTATCTTGAGTAAACAGTGGTGTATCGATGTATGGATCATATAAGTAAGGTGTGTGTGGTTGAATCATGATTGGGTATAGGAAATAATTTTTACCTAAGTTAGATATTCTTTCTGCCTCCATCATGGTCCAGTCCATTAAGGATAAATCACTAATCCAAGGACTTTTCTCATCCGTTTTAATTAAGTGGTTTGGATATCTATTTACTGCATTTTTATTTGATGAACGATTATCATCTTCTGCATCATAATAGATATACTCATCAAACTCAAACATGTTTTCATGTACATTTTGACGATTATAGAATATTGGTACATCGCTATGTAGGGATACTTTTTCATACCCATTAAATAGTTTAGGTAATGCATCAAATACATAAGGTACTTCATTATAATTCCAGTAGATGGTTGTATCGCCTCTAGGATATAGACCAGTCATAACAGAAAACTCAGCATCTGATGAGTTTCCAATACCTACATTGGTATAGAAGTTATCAAGTACATAAGATTCACTTAATAAAGTCTTTAAATTACTAAAGTAGGCATCATCAAAATAAGGATTGTCTGTTTCAAGTAAGAAATGATTAAATGTCTCCACGTGAATAACAACTACATTTTTATCTTTAAAAATACCATTTAAATTATTATTTTGAAGTAGACTTGGATCTATTTCAACGGTTGGTGCCTCACTAATATGTAGTGTTTTACCATAACTTTGACCAAAGAT harbors:
- the asnA gene encoding aspartate--ammonia ligase, with translation MSKTIIPDGYKSKLNLYDTQTAIGFIKNVFQHNLGLELNLKRVTAPLFVLSETGLNDGLNGENPVQFVIPSMNKQAEIVHSLAKWKRMALYQNDFYVGNGLYTDMNAVRKEETLDNIHSIYVDQWDWEKVIERTDRTLDYLKETVKSIVEAIANTSNTVMLKYPEITYQAPDEVFFIDSQALENLYPNLTSKEREYQIVKDKKVVFIMRIGHNLASGMPHDLRAPDYDDWDLNGDLLYYHETLDMAIEISSMGIRVDETSLRKQLEMKHRLEDLKYPYHQMIMNETLPLTIGGGIGQSRLCLILLEKAHIGEVQASVWDDETIEACKDKVVLL
- a CDS encoding LTA synthase family protein, with the protein product MRKEAKVSIVVVVLYYLLNIINTYFVTTAVLNRYLIAFKRNPMIELNSIIGNIAALTILLFIGLLVFKSKKTRLLYIIWITFGLNVGIFAVGIFTKYYSTMFSIYEMTLFYNPALDLAGSIFVEALREIFVYYRILVFIPTIVLSICYLVIKSKHKADKKSFSQKNTLKYGPMLPIMVLIMGFILSVSTLGVVKVSMESKWPINAERPLYGVQSAGLYNFYLGEFFGINLLEKSDDEQFDSTLFSAYNKNRDTYTNIFGQSYGKTLHISEAPTVEIDPSLLQNNNLNGIFKDKNVVVIHVETFNHFLLETDNPYFDDAYFSNLKTLLSESYVLDNFYTNVGIGNSSDAEFSVMTGLYPRGDTTIYWNYNEVPYVFDALPKLFNGYEKVSLHSDVPIFYNRQNVHENMFEFDEYIYYDAEDDNRSSNKNAVNRYPNHLIKTDEKSPWISDLSLMDWTMMEAERISNLGKNYFLYPIMIQPHTPYLYDPYIDTPLFTQDTLNIDQTALKFINYERYTNDFYQKFFEVAKTLKDTVYIFYADHGSGIAKRDLEVILGRSLTPLEYRTEMLKTTAFIYAPDDTDTTSVLPKGLIKGRQPLVRSQVDLYRTIVELFGVTTNQYYYGVNALSNERTFSIDTRTFDIITDDYYLLSKHLATDNEATPDNVFYYKNPSEVSIDPYEVYEYVIVFKKRMDQMITKNVQQYLTID